The nucleotide sequence TCGTTATTTCCTCGAGCTTTCCTTTAGTAAACTGGCTGGCAATGCTGTCTACTGTCCCGGCAACAGCCCTATAGGCTTTAATTCCGCCTTCATTTAGTTTTTGAACTGCTCTGCCTCCCATTCCGCCGCAGGCTACCGCATCTATCTTCTTCCCTGTTAATAAACCCATCGGCTGACACATACCATGAGAATGATGCTGATTTGAATTATCAATTATTTCAACCGTATCTTTCTCGATATCATAAACTGTAAAAAATGGTGCACTGCCGAAATGCCCGTAAACCTGCGCGTTTTTACCTTCTTTCGTTTCTGTAGGTATACA is from Elusimicrobiota bacterium and encodes:
- a CDS encoding NifB/NifX family molybdenum-iron cluster-binding protein, with translation MRICIPTETKEGKNAQVYGHFGSAPFFTVYDIEKDTVEIIDNSNQHHSHGMCQPMGLLTGKKIDAVACGGMGGRAVQKLNEGGIKAYRAVAGTVDSIASQFTKGKLEEITIENACAQHSCH